In the Salinirubrum litoreum genome, one interval contains:
- a CDS encoding adenosylcobalamin-dependent ribonucleoside-diphosphate reductase, which translates to MSDADLGAGELELPIKRTDGETLEERLTANAYHNILPARYLRKNADGDAIESQEDLFPRVADNIALAEAVFEAEQRDTEITVTPDQLKPDHPRRDELAAEVFGAGTTAADDDAETTLSVYNVNKFAYDTVVPELSDDIAAHVRETRDEFLTLMEDLSFIPNSPTLMNAGDELQQLSACFVDSPGDDITDIHQTAKEAAEVFQSGGGMGYAFWKLRPYGDTVGSTGGIASGPVTFMRTFDQMCETIAQGGARRGAQMGVMRVSHPDVIQFIHAKNKDVSLAHTLRLNDPDDFTHTKFIDALEEARELIDEDGKVPKHLRNAVEGHLSNFNISVGVTDDFMEALYADEEFVFTNPRTEEPHVATPETKELYERFGLGEHVEVGEVLSIPAAELWDHIVDGAYENGEPGVIYLERVNKQHSFDVEEHPDHRILATNPCGEQPLEEYEACNLGHINLSTLADESAPDWRVWYDAHGDEYDSFEDAVDAFLDEAIDFEAFDHRIEYGTRFLENVVTMSDFPVEKIEQKVREMRKIGLGIMGLAQLYVQLGVRYGSEEGNEVARQLMTHINHESKWASHELAAERGSFDDWDDSKYANPTEYREWFEHHTGLDADDWADGFPVRNHNTTTIAPTGTTSMVGNTTGGCEPIYNVAYYKNVSDDVQGDEMLVEFDDYFLRTLEANDVDVEAVKQEAQEQMANNEFDGVEGLDTVPNAIGELFVVTSDLSGKAHAAVQCACQQGVDSAISKTCNFPNEASREDMDEVYRYIYDNGGKGVTVYRDGTRSKQVLTTRAQNTEFADETEAAEALVAQIREVFGGIEQFVDNEDVRAVVGDEIDDLLADRTGDAYAKERPRPDVLHGVTQRIDTGYGKMYVNINEDDNGDAFELFATIGNSGGFTNSFTEALAKVISYALRSGVDPREIADDLQGIRSPKVAWDKGEQINSIPDAIGTAMRRYLDGEIDTDYPQQKNLTELEDAASQTDGGASVSVNGTSESVETTTVADAEADEGVAPTDAEADATDELLAAGESPECPDCGSMTLYYSEGCKTCESCGWSEC; encoded by the coding sequence ATGTCCGACGCCGACCTCGGCGCGGGCGAGTTGGAACTGCCGATCAAACGAACGGACGGAGAGACGCTGGAAGAACGGCTCACCGCCAACGCCTACCACAACATCCTGCCGGCGCGCTACCTCCGGAAGAACGCCGACGGGGACGCCATCGAGTCACAGGAAGACCTGTTCCCGCGCGTCGCCGACAACATCGCGCTCGCCGAGGCCGTCTTCGAGGCCGAGCAACGCGACACCGAGATCACCGTCACGCCGGACCAGTTGAAGCCGGACCACCCGCGACGTGACGAACTCGCGGCGGAGGTCTTCGGTGCGGGCACGACCGCCGCCGACGACGACGCCGAGACGACGCTGTCGGTGTACAACGTCAACAAGTTCGCCTACGACACCGTCGTCCCGGAACTCTCGGACGACATCGCGGCCCACGTCCGCGAGACGCGCGACGAGTTCCTGACGCTGATGGAGGACCTCTCCTTCATCCCGAACTCGCCGACGCTGATGAACGCGGGCGACGAACTCCAGCAGTTGTCGGCGTGTTTCGTCGACTCTCCTGGCGACGACATCACGGACATCCACCAGACCGCGAAGGAAGCGGCGGAGGTCTTCCAGTCGGGCGGCGGGATGGGCTACGCCTTCTGGAAGCTCCGACCGTACGGCGACACGGTCGGCTCGACGGGCGGCATCGCCTCCGGGCCGGTCACCTTCATGCGGACGTTCGACCAGATGTGCGAGACAATCGCGCAGGGCGGGGCCCGGCGCGGCGCACAGATGGGGGTCATGCGCGTCTCGCACCCGGACGTCATCCAGTTCATCCACGCGAAGAACAAGGACGTGAGCCTCGCGCACACGCTCCGACTGAACGACCCGGACGACTTCACGCACACCAAGTTCATCGACGCCCTCGAAGAGGCCCGCGAACTCATCGACGAGGACGGGAAGGTGCCCAAGCACCTCCGGAACGCCGTCGAGGGGCACCTGTCGAACTTCAACATCTCAGTCGGCGTCACCGACGACTTCATGGAGGCGCTGTACGCCGACGAGGAGTTCGTCTTCACCAACCCGCGCACCGAGGAACCGCACGTCGCCACCCCCGAGACGAAGGAACTGTACGAGCGGTTCGGCCTCGGCGAACACGTCGAGGTCGGCGAGGTGCTGTCGATTCCGGCCGCCGAACTGTGGGACCACATCGTCGACGGGGCCTACGAGAACGGCGAACCGGGCGTCATCTACCTCGAACGGGTGAACAAGCAGCACTCCTTCGACGTGGAGGAGCATCCGGACCACCGCATCCTCGCGACGAACCCCTGTGGCGAACAGCCGTTAGAGGAGTACGAGGCCTGTAACCTCGGCCACATCAACCTCTCGACGCTCGCGGACGAGAGCGCGCCGGACTGGCGCGTCTGGTACGACGCACACGGCGACGAGTACGACAGCTTCGAGGACGCGGTCGACGCCTTCCTCGACGAGGCTATCGACTTCGAGGCGTTCGATCACCGCATCGAGTACGGGACGCGCTTCCTCGAGAACGTCGTCACGATGTCGGACTTCCCGGTCGAGAAGATCGAACAGAAGGTCCGCGAGATGCGGAAGATCGGCCTCGGAATCATGGGCCTCGCCCAACTGTACGTCCAACTCGGCGTCCGCTACGGCAGCGAGGAGGGCAACGAGGTCGCCCGGCAGTTGATGACCCACATCAACCACGAGTCGAAGTGGGCCAGCCACGAACTCGCCGCAGAGCGCGGCTCCTTCGACGACTGGGACGACTCGAAGTACGCGAACCCGACCGAGTACCGCGAGTGGTTCGAGCACCACACGGGGCTGGACGCCGACGACTGGGCGGACGGCTTCCCGGTGCGGAACCACAACACGACGACCATCGCGCCGACCGGCACCACCTCGATGGTGGGCAACACGACCGGCGGCTGTGAACCGATCTACAACGTCGCCTACTACAAGAACGTCTCCGACGACGTGCAGGGCGACGAGATGCTCGTCGAGTTCGACGACTACTTCCTCCGGACGCTGGAGGCCAACGACGTCGACGTCGAGGCCGTGAAACAGGAGGCACAGGAGCAGATGGCGAACAACGAGTTCGACGGCGTCGAGGGACTCGACACGGTCCCGAACGCCATCGGCGAACTGTTCGTCGTCACCTCGGACCTCTCCGGCAAGGCTCACGCCGCGGTCCAGTGTGCCTGCCAGCAGGGCGTCGACTCGGCCATCTCGAAGACCTGCAACTTCCCGAACGAGGCCAGTCGGGAGGACATGGACGAGGTGTACCGCTACATCTACGACAACGGTGGGAAGGGCGTCACGGTCTACCGCGACGGCACCCGCTCGAAGCAGGTGCTGACGACCCGCGCGCAGAACACCGAGTTCGCCGACGAGACCGAGGCCGCAGAGGCGCTCGTCGCGCAGATCCGCGAGGTGTTCGGCGGCATCGAGCAGTTCGTGGACAACGAGGACGTGCGAGCGGTGGTCGGCGACGAGATCGACGACCTGCTGGCCGACCGCACCGGCGACGCCTACGCGAAGGAGCGCCCGCGTCCGGACGTCCTCCACGGTGTCACCCAGCGCATCGACACCGGCTACGGGAAGATGTACGTCAACATCAACGAGGACGACAACGGCGACGCCTTCGAGCTGTTCGCCACCATCGGCAACTCCGGTGGGTTCACGAACTCCTTCACCGAGGCGCTGGCGAAGGTCATCAGCTACGCGCTTCGCTCGGGCGTCGATCCCCGCGAGATCGCCGACGACCTGCAGGGTATCCGGTCGCCGAAGGTCGCCTGGGACAAGGGCGAGCAGATCAACTCCATCCCGGACGCGATCGGTACCGCGATGCGTCGGTATCTCGACGGCGAGATCGACACCGACTACCCACAGCAGAAGAACCTCACCGAACTCGAGGACGCGGCGAGCCAGACGGACGGCGGCGCGTCGGTCTCCGTGAACGGGACGAGCGAGTCGGTCGAGACGACGACGGTCGCGGACGCCGAAGCCGACGAGGGTGTCGCGCCGACCGACGCCGAGGCGGACGCCACCGACGAACTGCTCGCGGCCGGCGAGAGTCCGGAGTGTCCCGACTGCGGGAGCATGACGCTCTACTACTCGGAGGGCTGCAAGACCTGCGAGTCCTGTGGCTGGTCCGAGTGCTGA
- the deoC gene encoding deoxyribose-phosphate aldolase: protein MNRAEFASKIDHTVLGPETTMADVREVLDAAEEYGMNACIPPCYVPEAAEYAPDVTTATVVGFPHGQNATEIKREEAAQAWKAGADEIDMVLNVGRLQAGEDDAVEHDIAEVVAGVPIPVKVIIETALLTTDEKHHACQLARDADADYVKTSTGFADGGATLEDVELMSEYLPVKASGGVGSYEEAVAMLDAGAERIGASSGVAIVEGFPEE from the coding sequence ATGAACAGAGCCGAGTTCGCGTCGAAGATCGACCACACCGTACTGGGGCCCGAGACGACGATGGCGGACGTCCGCGAGGTGCTGGACGCCGCCGAAGAGTACGGGATGAACGCCTGTATCCCGCCGTGTTACGTCCCCGAAGCGGCCGAGTACGCGCCCGACGTGACCACCGCCACGGTCGTCGGCTTCCCGCACGGACAGAACGCGACCGAGATCAAACGCGAGGAGGCCGCCCAGGCGTGGAAGGCCGGCGCGGACGAGATCGACATGGTGCTGAACGTCGGTCGGTTGCAGGCCGGCGAGGACGACGCGGTCGAACACGACATCGCCGAGGTCGTCGCGGGCGTCCCGATCCCGGTGAAGGTCATCATCGAGACGGCGCTGTTGACGACCGACGAGAAGCACCACGCGTGCCAACTCGCGCGCGACGCCGACGCCGACTACGTCAAGACCTCGACCGGGTTCGCGGACGGCGGCGCGACGCTCGAGGACGTGGAACTGATGAGCGAGTATCTCCCCGTGAAAGCCAGCGGCGGCGTCGGAAGCTACGAGGAGGCGGTGGCGATGCTCGACGCCGGCGCGGAGCGGATCGGTGCCTCCAGCGGCGTGGCCATCGTCGAGGGGTTCCCCGAGGAGTGA
- a CDS encoding winged helix-turn-helix domain-containing protein, whose protein sequence is MSHRAEEESETATETEDSVESPAGLAPADAFALLGNDTRIEILQALLDAGADEDPVAFSTLYDHVDIDDSAHFNYHLKQLTDHFVRRTDEGYEFRYPGWKVVRSVLAGTFTDRTSLDPFDAPGTCYDCDGPLQAWYGDDRLTIECADCGVVHVCYSFPPGGLDDRTPAEFLLAFHHHVRHHYCLAADGVCPECMGRMETTLHRDDDRFPGVDVRVEHACGRCQNRIESAVGLNLLDTADVLTFHAERGVDLTTEPFWTFDWCVSDEHTTVVSEDPLELRLDIPCDGDTISVVVDETLSVLDVSRSCPA, encoded by the coding sequence ATGAGCCACCGCGCAGAGGAGGAGTCCGAGACGGCCACCGAGACCGAGGACTCGGTCGAGTCGCCGGCCGGACTCGCCCCCGCCGACGCCTTCGCCCTCCTCGGGAACGACACCCGGATCGAGATTCTTCAGGCACTGCTCGACGCCGGGGCCGACGAGGACCCGGTCGCCTTCTCGACGCTGTACGACCACGTCGACATCGACGACAGCGCCCACTTCAACTACCACCTGAAGCAGTTGACAGACCACTTCGTCCGCCGGACCGACGAGGGCTACGAGTTCCGCTACCCCGGCTGGAAGGTCGTCCGGTCGGTGCTGGCCGGGACGTTCACCGACCGTACCTCGCTGGACCCCTTCGACGCGCCCGGCACCTGCTACGACTGCGACGGGCCACTGCAGGCGTGGTACGGCGACGACCGCCTCACCATCGAGTGTGCCGACTGCGGCGTCGTCCACGTCTGTTACTCCTTCCCGCCCGGCGGTCTCGACGACCGGACGCCCGCGGAGTTCCTGCTCGCCTTCCACCACCACGTCCGGCACCACTACTGTCTCGCGGCCGACGGCGTCTGCCCGGAGTGCATGGGTCGGATGGAGACGACGCTCCACCGCGACGACGACCGGTTCCCGGGCGTCGACGTCCGGGTCGAACACGCCTGCGGGCGGTGTCAGAACCGCATCGAGTCGGCGGTCGGCCTCAATCTGCTGGACACCGCCGACGTCCTCACGTTCCACGCGGAACGCGGGGTCGACCTGACGACGGAACCGTTCTGGACGTTCGACTGGTGTGTCAGCGACGAACACACGACGGTCGTCTCCGAGGACCCGCTGGAACTCCGACTCGACATCCCGTGTGACGGCGACACCATCTCGGTCGTCGTCGACGAGACGCTGTCGGTGCTGGACGTGTCGCGGTCCTGTCCGGCCTGA
- a CDS encoding MFS transporter, with amino-acid sequence MSRVPSGPVATYYAYTVTTYASFTTAIWILFVRAQGLSFAEVGALNSVWWAGLVLGEIPTGYLGDRLGRRNSMILGTAIITAMTVAMAHSTTFLQFAVVYGLWALGQTFRSGSDDAWLYEVLRDESRGGTGGGDFARVKGRATGIGLAVGAVAAPAGGALADADFQLPFYATAAVTAVGIPILLTVPESGEGPDSSFDVRTALGVIRRQLARPPLRAFVVYFALLFGVFQMTYIFDQPVAQDAALAVGVPESATKTAVGVVYAGFTAVAAVVSYGTGTIKERLGIRGWFVLAPVVVGGLFLALWVLPVLAVPAFFVARAANTASVTLGNQYLNDRVESVGRATVLSSASMALSLAVIPFELTGGVLADLLSPVRALALFGGVLVVGVGLLWLTSEPVERASSTEG; translated from the coding sequence GTGAGTCGAGTTCCCTCCGGGCCGGTGGCGACCTACTACGCCTACACCGTCACCACCTACGCCAGTTTCACGACCGCCATCTGGATCCTGTTCGTCCGGGCACAGGGACTCTCCTTCGCCGAGGTCGGCGCGCTGAACAGTGTCTGGTGGGCCGGCCTCGTCCTCGGCGAGATTCCAACCGGGTACCTCGGGGACCGACTCGGCCGTCGGAACAGCATGATCCTCGGCACCGCGATCATCACGGCGATGACGGTCGCCATGGCGCACTCGACCACCTTCCTCCAGTTCGCGGTCGTCTACGGGTTGTGGGCGCTCGGGCAGACCTTCCGGTCGGGGAGTGACGACGCGTGGCTCTACGAAGTCCTGCGCGACGAGAGCCGAGGCGGAACCGGCGGGGGTGACTTCGCTCGCGTGAAAGGGCGCGCGACGGGAATCGGCCTCGCGGTCGGTGCGGTGGCGGCCCCCGCCGGCGGCGCGCTGGCGGACGCCGACTTCCAGTTGCCCTTCTACGCCACTGCGGCCGTCACCGCAGTCGGGATTCCGATCCTGTTGACGGTACCCGAGTCCGGCGAGGGACCGGACTCGTCGTTCGACGTCCGGACCGCACTCGGTGTGATCCGGCGACAACTCGCCCGGCCGCCGCTCCGGGCGTTCGTCGTCTACTTCGCGCTCCTGTTCGGGGTGTTTCAGATGACGTACATCTTCGACCAGCCGGTCGCACAGGACGCGGCGCTCGCGGTCGGGGTCCCGGAGTCGGCGACGAAGACGGCGGTCGGGGTCGTCTACGCCGGCTTCACGGCGGTCGCGGCGGTCGTCAGCTACGGAACCGGGACGATCAAGGAGCGACTCGGCATCCGGGGCTGGTTCGTCCTCGCGCCGGTCGTGGTCGGGGGACTCTTTCTCGCGCTGTGGGTCCTACCGGTGCTGGCGGTGCCGGCGTTCTTCGTCGCGCGGGCGGCCAACACCGCGTCGGTGACGCTCGGGAACCAGTATCTCAACGACCGGGTGGAGTCGGTCGGCCGGGCGACGGTGCTCTCCTCGGCGTCGATGGCGCTGTCGCTCGCGGTCATCCCCTTCGAGTTGACCGGCGGGGTTCTCGCTGACCTGCTCTCGCCGGTGCGGGCGCTGGCCCTGTTCGGCGGGGTGCTGGTCGTCGGTGTCGGCTTGTTGTGGCTCACGTCGGAACCGGTGGAACGGGCGTCGTCAACAGAAGGTTGA
- a CDS encoding HVO_2523 family zinc finger protein, which translates to MSDEQSGTESVAGRPCPLCGAAMAHRHCKYVCPEHGVVYDCSDTFW; encoded by the coding sequence ATGAGCGACGAGCAGTCCGGCACCGAGAGCGTCGCCGGACGACCCTGCCCGCTGTGCGGCGCGGCGATGGCTCACAGACACTGCAAGTACGTCTGCCCGGAACACGGCGTCGTCTACGACTGTAGCGACACCTTCTGGTGA